The proteins below are encoded in one region of Epinephelus lanceolatus isolate andai-2023 chromosome 7, ASM4190304v1, whole genome shotgun sequence:
- the nxf1a gene encoding nuclear RNA export factor 1 isoform X1 — protein sequence MDHLTLSQRSYPNLAVVTRVLNQDRGDFLVRREVRSTGYMVNGEHDDRTAPQFRNRKGRGPHKGRSYDRSRRDRQRGSHAGGFGGPGPRSRLDDPDPDVTMSDSSQDSSSQHRFTPYGRHKWKAGDGRFDRDRRGKGGGGGRGGFRDRPGGNGGGGKNRSGWYKVTIPHGRKYDKNWLLTALRNICSVPYTPVQYHVDHNRAHFYVDDSSAANALHKCSHKITDTDGYKVEVHVNPSAPPSFLLAELKPEHLEHLKQCMAKRFDGSQQALDLNNIRTDPDLASQNIEVILNRKTNMEAVIKIIEENIPELTCLNLSNNRIHKLDELTDLVSKAPNLKTLNLSHNELKSDRELDKVKGLKLVELWLNRNPLCDLFKDQASYISAVRQRFPRLLKLDGHDLPAPIGFDVETPTTIPPCKGSCFGSDEIKALILRFLQQYYSIYDSGDRQPLLDAYHDGASLSLTTPYSTQNPSRSSLGEYHKDTRNLKRIKDSTIRFRLLKHTRLNVVAFLNELPKTQHDIASFTVDVNTYTNTLLSFTVSGVFKEVAVDGKSRESTMAFSRVFITVPAGNSGLCIVNDQLFIRMATTEEIRRAFVAPAPTPSSSPVPTLTAPQQEMLTAFSLKSGMNLEWSQKCLQDNEWDFNRAAQIFTQLKTDGKIPDVAFIK from the exons ATGGATCACCTGACTTTGTCTCAGAGGAGCTACCCCAACCTGGCTGTGGTGACACGTGTGTTGAATCAGG ACCGAGGGGACTTTTTGGTGAGGAGGGAGGTCAGGAGCACTGGTTACATGGTCAATGGAG AGCATGATGACAGAACCGCACCACAGTTTCGCAACCGTAAAGGCAGAGGCCCCCACAAGGGTCGGTCTTATGACAGGTCCCGCAGAGACCGCCAACGGGGCAGCCACGCTGGAGGCTTTGGGGGTCCTGGGCCACGGTCTAGGCTCGACGATCCCGATCCAGATGTAACCATGAGTGACAGCTCTCAGGACAGCAGCTCCCAGCACAGATT CACCCCGTATGGAAGACATAAATGGAAGGCTGGAGATGGACGCTTTGACAGAGACCGGCGAGGCAAAGGGGGAGGAGGTGGAAGAGGCGGCTTTAGAGACCGACCTGGAGgcaatggaggaggggggaaaaaCCGGTCGGGCTGGTACAAAGTAACG ATACCACACGGAAGAAAATATGACAAGAACTGGTTATTGACAGCTCTTAGGAACATCTGCTCAGTGCCCTACACACCTGTACAG TACCATGTTGATCATAACAGGGCCCATTTCTATGTGGATGATTCCTCTGCTGCCAATGCTTTGCACAAATGTTCTCACAAGATCACGGACACAGATGGTTATAAG GTGGAAGTGCACGTCAACCCCAGCGCTCCTCCATCCTTCCTCCTTGCGGAGCTGAAACCTGAACACTTGGAGCACCTGAAG CAATGTATGGCCAAACGTTTTGATGGCTCCCAGCAAGCATTGGACTTGAACAACATCCGAACAGACCCAG acttggcgtcccagaacattgAAGTCATCTTGAATAGGAAGACAAACATGGAGGCTGTCATCAAGATCATTGAAGAAAACATTCCAGAG CTGACATGCTTGAACCTGAGCAACAATCGTATTCACAAACTCGATGAACTCACCGATTTGGTTTCCAAGGCGCCCAATCTGAAGACTCTCAACCTCTCCCACAATGAG CTGAAGTCAGACCGGGAGCTGGACAAAGTGAAAGGCCTGAAGCTGGTGGAGCTGTGGCTGAACAGGAACCCTCTGTGTGACCTCTTCAAGGATCAGGCCTCATACATCAG TGCCGTGCGGCAGAGGTTTCCCCGGCTTCTCAAACTG GATGGTCATGACCTCCCTGCGCCCATTGGATTCGATGTGGAAACGCCCACCACTATCCCCCCCTGCAAG GGCAGTTGTTTTGGCTCAGACGAAATCAAGGCCCTCATTCTCCGGTTCCTGCAACA GTACTACAGTATATACGACTCTGGGGACAGACAGCCACTCCTGGATGCTTACCATGATGGAGCATCGTTATCCCTCACAACACCTTACTCCACCCAGAACCCCTCCAG GAGCAGTCTGGGAGAATATCACAAAGACACTCGAAACCTGAAGAGAATCAAAGACTCCA CGATACGGTTTCGACTTCTGAAGCATACACGACTGAACGTGGTTGCTTTCCTCAATGAGTTGCCCAAGACTCAGCACGACATCGCCTCCTTTACTGTCGACGTGAACACCTACACG AACACACTACTGTCGTTCACAGTGAGTGGAGTCTTCAAAGAAG TTGCTGTTGATGGTAAATCTCGAGAGTCCACCATGGCTTTCTCCCGGGTTTTCATCACTGTCCCAGCAGGGAACTCTGG TTTGTGCATCGTGAACGACCAGCTTTTCATCCGGATGGCTACAACAGAGGAGATCCGCCGGGCCTTCGTTGCTCCCGCCCCAACTCCATCTTCCAGCCCCGTTCCCACCCTCACTGCACCGCAGCAGGAGATGCTCACAGCCTTCTCACTGAAGTCTGGCATGAACCTGGAATGGTCCCAGaa GTGTCTGCAAGACAATGAGTGGGATTTCAACAGAGCTGCTCAAATTTTCACTCAGTTAAAG ACGGATGGCAAGATCCCCGACGTTGCGTTCATAAAATGA
- the nxf1a gene encoding nuclear RNA export factor 1 isoform X2, with protein MADGGHYYNEHDDRTAPQFRNRKGRGPHKGRSYDRSRRDRQRGSHAGGFGGPGPRSRLDDPDPDVTMSDSSQDSSSQHRFTPYGRHKWKAGDGRFDRDRRGKGGGGGRGGFRDRPGGNGGGGKNRSGWYKVTIPHGRKYDKNWLLTALRNICSVPYTPVQYHVDHNRAHFYVDDSSAANALHKCSHKITDTDGYKVEVHVNPSAPPSFLLAELKPEHLEHLKQCMAKRFDGSQQALDLNNIRTDPDLASQNIEVILNRKTNMEAVIKIIEENIPELTCLNLSNNRIHKLDELTDLVSKAPNLKTLNLSHNELKSDRELDKVKGLKLVELWLNRNPLCDLFKDQASYISAVRQRFPRLLKLDGHDLPAPIGFDVETPTTIPPCKGSCFGSDEIKALILRFLQQYYSIYDSGDRQPLLDAYHDGASLSLTTPYSTQNPSRSSLGEYHKDTRNLKRIKDSTIRFRLLKHTRLNVVAFLNELPKTQHDIASFTVDVNTYTNTLLSFTVSGVFKEVAVDGKSRESTMAFSRVFITVPAGNSGLCIVNDQLFIRMATTEEIRRAFVAPAPTPSSSPVPTLTAPQQEMLTAFSLKSGMNLEWSQKCLQDNEWDFNRAAQIFTQLKTDGKIPDVAFIK; from the exons ATGGCGGACGGCGGGCATTACTACAACG AGCATGATGACAGAACCGCACCACAGTTTCGCAACCGTAAAGGCAGAGGCCCCCACAAGGGTCGGTCTTATGACAGGTCCCGCAGAGACCGCCAACGGGGCAGCCACGCTGGAGGCTTTGGGGGTCCTGGGCCACGGTCTAGGCTCGACGATCCCGATCCAGATGTAACCATGAGTGACAGCTCTCAGGACAGCAGCTCCCAGCACAGATT CACCCCGTATGGAAGACATAAATGGAAGGCTGGAGATGGACGCTTTGACAGAGACCGGCGAGGCAAAGGGGGAGGAGGTGGAAGAGGCGGCTTTAGAGACCGACCTGGAGgcaatggaggaggggggaaaaaCCGGTCGGGCTGGTACAAAGTAACG ATACCACACGGAAGAAAATATGACAAGAACTGGTTATTGACAGCTCTTAGGAACATCTGCTCAGTGCCCTACACACCTGTACAG TACCATGTTGATCATAACAGGGCCCATTTCTATGTGGATGATTCCTCTGCTGCCAATGCTTTGCACAAATGTTCTCACAAGATCACGGACACAGATGGTTATAAG GTGGAAGTGCACGTCAACCCCAGCGCTCCTCCATCCTTCCTCCTTGCGGAGCTGAAACCTGAACACTTGGAGCACCTGAAG CAATGTATGGCCAAACGTTTTGATGGCTCCCAGCAAGCATTGGACTTGAACAACATCCGAACAGACCCAG acttggcgtcccagaacattgAAGTCATCTTGAATAGGAAGACAAACATGGAGGCTGTCATCAAGATCATTGAAGAAAACATTCCAGAG CTGACATGCTTGAACCTGAGCAACAATCGTATTCACAAACTCGATGAACTCACCGATTTGGTTTCCAAGGCGCCCAATCTGAAGACTCTCAACCTCTCCCACAATGAG CTGAAGTCAGACCGGGAGCTGGACAAAGTGAAAGGCCTGAAGCTGGTGGAGCTGTGGCTGAACAGGAACCCTCTGTGTGACCTCTTCAAGGATCAGGCCTCATACATCAG TGCCGTGCGGCAGAGGTTTCCCCGGCTTCTCAAACTG GATGGTCATGACCTCCCTGCGCCCATTGGATTCGATGTGGAAACGCCCACCACTATCCCCCCCTGCAAG GGCAGTTGTTTTGGCTCAGACGAAATCAAGGCCCTCATTCTCCGGTTCCTGCAACA GTACTACAGTATATACGACTCTGGGGACAGACAGCCACTCCTGGATGCTTACCATGATGGAGCATCGTTATCCCTCACAACACCTTACTCCACCCAGAACCCCTCCAG GAGCAGTCTGGGAGAATATCACAAAGACACTCGAAACCTGAAGAGAATCAAAGACTCCA CGATACGGTTTCGACTTCTGAAGCATACACGACTGAACGTGGTTGCTTTCCTCAATGAGTTGCCCAAGACTCAGCACGACATCGCCTCCTTTACTGTCGACGTGAACACCTACACG AACACACTACTGTCGTTCACAGTGAGTGGAGTCTTCAAAGAAG TTGCTGTTGATGGTAAATCTCGAGAGTCCACCATGGCTTTCTCCCGGGTTTTCATCACTGTCCCAGCAGGGAACTCTGG TTTGTGCATCGTGAACGACCAGCTTTTCATCCGGATGGCTACAACAGAGGAGATCCGCCGGGCCTTCGTTGCTCCCGCCCCAACTCCATCTTCCAGCCCCGTTCCCACCCTCACTGCACCGCAGCAGGAGATGCTCACAGCCTTCTCACTGAAGTCTGGCATGAACCTGGAATGGTCCCAGaa GTGTCTGCAAGACAATGAGTGGGATTTCAACAGAGCTGCTCAAATTTTCACTCAGTTAAAG ACGGATGGCAAGATCCCCGACGTTGCGTTCATAAAATGA